TCCCTCATGCCCGTGCGTTGGGATTCAATGATACCCGCAGAGTCTCTTGTGCGTCCAGTATAGCATAAAAGAATATGATAGTGGAGCTCGTTTAAAACTTCAGACTTTATGCGCAAAGGCGTCACTATGGTCTCGTCACGGCGAAACTCCATGAGGTTGAAGCCTCCGAAAGTAGCTGAGTAATGGTCCTGCTTACCGCCAGCGAAGCCAAGTTCCTCCCTTTCTAGAACATATGCAAGCTTGGCTATCTCATATTGCGATAGAGGCACCGACAGCCATTCCGAAAAAGCGCCGATAAGTGACACCATCACCGTGGACGAACCGCCCAATCCCGAGCCAGGAGGAGCATCGCAATGAACGAAAAGGTCGAACCCCTGTCGGACCTCGAAATGGTTGAGAACAGCCTTTATTAAATCCAGATTACCATCATAGCGGAGCATTGCGCCGTTTAGAGCCCAGTTTTCGTCCTTAGACATGTCTAATGAGCGTATATGCATCTCCCTGTCCTGTCGTGGTCGTATGGTGCAGTAAGCATGCATATCTATGGTGGCAGAGAGCACGATGCCTCCCCGCTCTTCGCTATAGGGTGCGACGTCCGTCCCTCCTCCGGCAAAGCTTATCCTTAACGGTGCCTTGCTGCGGACGAGGAGATCTGAAAGGCTCATCTTAGCACCGTATCTCATCGTGCCTATTTACCCATTATTTCTTGCTCTCTTACCTAACGAGATTGGAGATGAATATAATCTCAGCCTTTTTTTGCCCGCTCACAATAACCGAAGGTCTCGCTGCTCGCCAGCATCCTTATGGTTAAATCCTTGTTCTCGGCTTGACTGATTTCCTCCCATACTTTTTCGTATATCCAAGCATAGAGCTTGGCGAGCCCCTCCTCCAAGGTGACTTCCGGTCGCCATCCGAGCTCGCGGTAGATGCGGGTGTTATCGGAATTGCGGCCTCTTACCCCCTGGGGGCCAGGGATATGCACGAGGCGATAATCAGTAACACCGGCGATTTTGGCAATGATATCCGCCATCTCATTGATGCTCACCAATCTATCTTGACCCATATTGATGGGATCATGGATGGAGGATTGCTGCAGCATATGGACTCCTCGCACACAGTCGTCGATGTAAAGGAAGGAGCGTGTCTGCTTCCCATCTCCCCATATTTCTATATCCCTCATGCCTGTGATACTGGCTACGGCGAACTTGCGGCAGAGGGCCGCTGGTGCTTTTTCTCGCCCATCCTTCCAAGAACCAAAGGGTCCAAATACATTGTGAAAACGCACGATATGCGTGCTCAGGCCGTAATCCGAATGATAGTATTGACATAGCTTCTCGGAGGTGAGCTTCTCCCATCCATAGGCATCCTGTGGATCTGCTGGGTAAGCATCCTCCTCTTTTAGAGGGATCACATCCTCGCTGGTCTGCCTGTATTCAGGATAGACGCAGGCTGAGGAGGAATAAAGATACTCGCGCACCTCATGCCTCCTCGCTGCCTCTAGCATATTCAGGTTGATGAGCAGATTGTCACGCAGGATGATGGCATGATGCGTCTGAATATAGCCCATGCCTCCCATAT
This region of Methanomassiliicoccales archaeon genomic DNA includes:
- a CDS encoding kinase; this translates as MSLSDLLVRSKAPLRISFAGGGTDVAPYSEERGGIVLSATIDMHAYCTIRPRQDREMHIRSLDMSKDENWALNGAMLRYDGNLDLIKAVLNHFEVRQGFDLFVHCDAPPGSGLGGSSTVMVSLIGAFSEWLSVPLSQYEIAKLAYVLEREELGFAGGKQDHYSATFGGFNLMEFRRDETIVTPLRIKSEVLNELHYHILLCYTGRTRDSAGIIESQRTGMREKRPQVIEALDEAKRLAMETKDALMRGEIRRIGELLHESWVQKKRFSEHITNEYIDKIYSTAKLNGAIGGKISGAGGGGYMFFICEYERKHEVAKALSKLGVIVQNFSFDKYGLQTWRYRP
- a CDS encoding NAD-dependent epimerase/dehydratase family protein — protein: MARVGESSSKTALVTGAGGFIGHHLVRYLKMKGYWVRGADIHHPYYERTAADEFVVVDLRTEAGAERALRGDGSEALVPDEVYQLSANMGGMGYIQTHHAIILRDNLLINLNMLEAARRHEVREYLYSSSACVYPEYRQTSEDVIPLKEEDAYPADPQDAYGWEKLTSEKLCQYYHSDYGLSTHIVRFHNVFGPFGSWKDGREKAPAALCRKFAVASITGMRDIEIWGDGKQTRSFLYIDDCVRGVHMLQQSSIHDPINMGQDRLVSINEMADIIAKIAGVTDYRLVHIPGPQGVRGRNSDNTRIYRELGWRPEVTLEEGLAKLYAWIYEKVWEEISQAENKDLTIRMLASSETFGYCERAKKG